From the Carya illinoinensis cultivar Pawnee chromosome 4, C.illinoinensisPawnee_v1, whole genome shotgun sequence genome, one window contains:
- the LOC122306187 gene encoding protein FAR1-RELATED SEQUENCE 5-like yields the protein MASSMVSNPKELGRDEDTNQYVAMPPPFAMPPFVPSLPSPPASNLEEFSRGEHTTQYVAMPPPFAMPPFVPSLPSPLSSNPEEFSRETEPDINISPDAEGINDLSDDDEKVDPPIAGMKFPSDNEVLLYYKRYAKQEGFGVIIKRTKRDLDGNAKYVTIGCARGGRYYPSYSNLAKPRGTTKTDCKAKVNAWVVNGEWVLTSVELLHNHSTVSPKKSRFFRSHRVLDEYSQRMLDLNDRAGIRMNKNFQALVTEAGGFENLEFQEKDCRNYIDKARYLRMGKGGGEALNDYFTRMRKMNDGFVSVMDVDDEFRVRNVFWADARNQAAYEVFGDVITFDTTYLTNRYGMPFAPFVGVNHHGQSILLGAGLILSEDTSTFVWLFEA from the exons ATGGCATCCTCAATGGTGAGTAATCCAAAGGAGTTGGGTCGAGATGAAGATACAAACCAG TATGTGGCAATGCCACCCCCCTTTGCAATGCCACCATTTGTCCCTTCGTTGCCATCTCCTCCGGCGAGTAATCTGGAAGAGTTCAGCCGAGGTGAACACACCACGCAG TATGTGGCAATGCCACCCCCCTTCGCAATGCCACCATTTGTCCCTTCGTTACCATCCCCTCTGTCGAGTAATCCAGAGGAGTTCAGCCGAG AAACTGAACCGGACATAAATATATCGCCAGATGCGGAGGGGATAAATGATCTATCAGATGATGATGAGAAAGTTGACCCTCCAATAGCTGGTATGAAATTTCCATCTGATAATGAGGTTTTGCTGTATTACAAACGATATGCCAAACAAGAGGGTTTTGGTGTTATTATCAAACggacaaagagagatctagATGGGAATGCCAAATATGTGACGATTGGCTGTGCACGTGGGGGAAGATATTATCCTAGCTATAGTAATTTAGCTAAGCCCCGAGGAACGACAAAAACCGATTGTAAGGCAAAAGTAAATGCTTGGGTTGTGAATGGTGAATGGGTGTTGACCAGTGTTGAGCTGCTTCACAACCATAGTACTGTTAGCCCAAAGAAATCTAGATTCTTTAGATCTCATAGAGTTTTAGATGAATACAGTCAGAGGATGCTTGACTTGAATGACAGAGCGGGTATTCGGATGAATAAAAATTTCCAAGCACTTGTGACTGAAGCTGGGGGGTTTGAGAATTTGGAGTTCCAAGAGAAAGATTGCAGGAATTATATCGACAAAGCCAGATATTTAAGAATGGGTAAAGGGGGTGGTGAAGCACTGAATGACTACTTTACgagaatgaggaaaatgaaTGATGGGTTTGTGTCCGTCatggatgtggatgatgagtttAGAGTCAGGAATGTGTTTTGGGCTGACGCACGAAATCAGGCAGCATATGAGGTTTTTGGAGATGTTATCACTTTTGATACTACGTACCTAACAAATAGGTACGGAATGCCGTTTGCTCCCTTCGTTGGTGTCAACCATCATGGACAGTCCATACTCCTGGGGGCAGGGTTGATTTTAAGCGAGGATACAAGTACgtttgtttggttgtttgaaGCATGA
- the LOC122306188 gene encoding protein FAR1-RELATED SEQUENCE 6-like, with the protein MKNAIDIVFPQTRHRYCLWHIMQKLPEKLGSHGDYDAGLKASIQNAVYDTQTCDEFEEKWQQLIHKYGLMGNAWLEGLYTERSFWVPVYLKGVFWAGMSTTQRSESMNAFFDGYVHSGMTLKEFVNQYDNTLRKKVETETVANFQSCNQTIPCVSPFKVERQFQSLCTNAKFKEVQSEVWGMLLCNPSLVSTQGSISTFDVLEEISTPDGQTKIVKYNVYLNEEEFEVKCTCGLFEMRGIICRHAFKVCQLKYIHHVPDKYVLDRWRKDIKRSYRLVKSSYDDCRGNTDSRRHDVVVKRCLRFVRRVPWNDEHVSSFFQLLEEFEQKVVGLQAESGSTRLKSNVDADRGKKILSPHVVRGKGRPPTRRKTYRRIFVEEEQIGHHKPAKEVGGGIDEVVLPTQCYANLAPWTLAYTLTEFWLLVSQMFAVSMVATFFGNGWLFDPDQLSSICTGLEIEVRDNREQWVGDAHRVVTWKTIGAITQISNNLTSLQCSTLSGQDPLCQQQLVLLRRRSTPDVHLHIARPAPQCSGALSSQCMHFGEFSIWDEFVAEEYHSCSCGKLNGRRESGNSLSI; encoded by the exons ATGAAGAATGCCATTGACATTGTATTCCCGCAAACAAGGCATAGATACTGTCTCTGGCATATAATGCAGAAATTGCCAGAGAAATTGGGATCCCACGGTGATTACGACGCAGGGTTGAAGGCCAGCATTCAGAATGCAGTCTATGACACACAGACTTGTGATGAATTTGAGGAGAAGTGGCAGCAGCTAATTCATAAGTATGGCCTAATGGGAAATGCATGGTTGGAGGGGTTGTACACAGAGAGGTCTTTTTGGGTACCTGTTTATTTGAAAGGTGTATTTTGGGCAGGTATGAGCACTACCCAGCGGTCTGAGAGCATGAACGCCTTCTTCGACGGATATGTCCATTCCGGTATGACGTTGAAAGAATTTGTCAATCAATATGACAATACTTTGAGGAAGAAGGTGGAGACGGAGACGGTAGCTAATTTCCAGTCGTGTAACCAAACGATCCCATGTGTTTCGCCATTCAAAGTTGAGAGACAGTTTCAATCATTGTGTACAAATGCTAAATTTAAAGAGGTTCAATCCGAGGTTTGGGGGATGCTTTTATGTAACCCTTCGCTTGTCAGCACACAAGGCAGCATTTCCACTTTCGATGTGCTCGAAGAGATTTCCACCCCCGATGGACAAACCAAAATTGTGAAATACAACGTTTACTTGAATGAAGAGGAATTCGAAGTTAAATGCACTTGTGGCCTGTTTGAAATGAGGGGGATTATCTGTAGGCATGCATTTAAAGTCTGTCAACTGAAGTACATTCATCACGTGCCAGATAAATATGTcttagatcgatggaggaaagaCATAAAGAGATCTTATAGGCTGGTTAAGAGTAGCTATGATGATTGTCGGGGCAATACGGATTCACGGCGGCATGACGTTGTTGTTAAACGATGTCTAAGATTTGTGAGACGTGTACCATGGAATGATGAGCATGTTAGTTCTTTCTTTCAGCTGTTGGAAGAGTTTGAGCAGAAGGTCGTAGGATTACAGGCTGAGTCAGGATCAACGAGGTTGAAATCGAATGTCGATGCCGATAGAGGTAAGAAAATATTAAGTCCACATGTTGTTCGTGGGAAGGGGAGACCACCAACTCGAAGAAAG ACTTATAGGAGAATATTTGTGGAGGAAGAGCAAATTGGCCATCATAAGCCAGCAAAAGAAGTTGGAGGTGGTATTGACGAGGTTGTGCTCCCAACCCAGT GCTACGCCAATCTTGCCCCATGGACTTTAGCATATACACTAACAGAATTTTGGTTACTAGTTTCACAAATGTTTGCAGTATCTATGGTTGCTACTT TTTTTGGAAATGGGTGGCTTTTTGATCCGGATCAACTGTCATCAATTTGTACAGGTCTGGAAATAGAG GTGAGGGACAATAGAGAACAGTGGGTTGGAGATGCTCACAGAGTTGTGACATGGAAG ACCATAGGTGCTATCACCCAAATATCGAACAACTTGACGTCGCTACAGTGCTCCACGCTAAGCGGCCAAGATCCACTCTGTCAGCAGCAGCTGGTGTTGCTCCGTCGCAGGTCGACGCCGGACGTCCACCTCCACATTGCACGGCCTGCCCCACAATGCAg TGGTGCGCTTTCTTCACAGTGCATGCATTTTGGTGAGTTTTCAATATGGGATGAGTTCGTAGCAGAAGAATACCATTCTTGTAGTTGTGGGAAATTGAATGGGAGGAGGGAAAGTGGAAATAGTCTGAGCATTTAG
- the LOC122307176 gene encoding tubulin-folding cofactor E isoform X1 translates to MQESIESNPEFRVGQRVHAAGDPRRIGAVKYVGPIHGYSGTWVGVDWDDGDAKHDGSINGVRYFRARSDRSGSFVRAHNLSAGISLLQALELRYRGESTKEEEDEMYVLSASNKRVSVQLLGKDKIQHKLSQFEELTSASVSYMGVSTPGVPCHIGTIVPKLKDLDLTGNLLSEWKDVGTICGQLPALAALNISNNLMLLEICGLPQLKAIHILVMNNTGINWSQIEILKDSLPSIEELHLMGNNISTIQPSSSFVVRGFDSLRLLNLEDNCIAEWDEILKLSWLRSLEQLHLNKNNLNRIYYLDNDRMDELLGGNESQKESYTPFENLRSLLLGGNNIMDLASVDSLNAFPKLVDIRLSGNPVADPGQGGIPRFVLIARLSKVEILNGSEVRPRDRKDSEIRYIRLVMSKLHENPEEIKQLHPRYAELKISHGIEDERPSVGAAGPQKMASGLLSITLKCVGASIGEKPPLTKKLPATTTVGKLKILCESFFKLKSVKPKLFLQEEGSPLPILLQDEMASLMDLGIGNESIILLNEES, encoded by the exons ATGCAGGAGTCCATCGAGTCGAACCCCGAGTTTCGAGTGGGCCAGCGCGTCCATGCAGCCGGCGATCCCCGCAGAATTGGGGCGGTGAAGTACGTGGGGCCAATCCATGGCTACTCAGGCACGTGGGTAGGAGTGGACTGGGACGATGGGGACGCCAAGCACGACGGGTCCATCAACGGGGTCCGATACTTCCGTGCCAGGTCCGACCGGTCAGGATCTTTCGTACGGGCCCATAATCTGAGCGCAGGCATTTCGCTGCTGCAAGCTCTCGAGCTCAGATACCGAGGCGAGTCTACCAAAGAAGAGGAAG ATGAAATGTATGTTCTATCAGCTAGCAACAAGCGCGTATCGGTTCAACTTCTTGGTAAAGATAAAATTCAACATAAGCTAAGTCAATTTGAGGAGTTAACCAGTGCCTCAGTATCTTATATGGGTGTTAGTACTCCTGGAGTTCCATGTCATATCGGTACCATTGTGCCAA AGCTAAAGGATCTTGACTTGACTGGAAATTTGCTTTCAGAATGGAAg GATGTTGGCACCATCTGTGGGCAGTTACCAGCTCTTGCAGCCCTCAATATATCTAACAATTTGATGTTACTAGAGATTTGTGGCCTACCACAGCTGAAAGCCATCCACATTTTAGTTATGAACAATACTGGCATAAATTGGTCACAG ATTGAAATACTTAAAGATTCACTCCCCTCTATCGAAGAGCTACATCTGATGGGGAATAATATAAGCACAATCCAG CCTTCATCTTCGTTTGTAGTTCGGGGATTTGATTCTCTGCGGCTTCTGAATTTGGAAGATAATTGTATTGCTGAATGGGATGAAATCTTAAAGCTTtcttggctaagaag CTTGGAGCAGCTGCATTTGAACAAGAACAATTTGAACCGTATATACTATCTTGATAATGATAGAATGGATGAACTTCTCGGTGGTAATGAATCACAGAAAGAAAGTTATACGCCATTCGAAAATTTGCGTTCGCTTCTTCTcg GAGGTAACAATATTATGGATCTGGCCTCTGTTGACTCATTAAATGCATTCCCTAAGTTGGTG GATATCAGGCTTTCTGGAAATCCAGTGGCTGATCCTGGACAAGGTGGTATTCCGAGATTTGTCTTGATTGCACGTTTATCCAAAGTTGAAATACTAAATGGAAGTGAG GTAAGACCCCGAGATAGGAAGGATTCTGAGATTAG GTATATTCGATTAGTTATGTCAAAGCTGCATGAAAATCCTGAAGAAATCAAACAGCTGCATCCCAG GTATGCAGAGCTTAAAATTTCTCATGGAATTGAGGATGAAAGGCCATCAGTTGGAGCTGCAGGTCCACAGAAAATGGCATCTGGACTCTTGT CTATCACTTTGAAATGTGTGGGAGCATCTATTGGCGAGAAGCCTCCACTGACAAAGAAACTGCCAGCAACCACCACG GTTGGTAAGCTAAAGATTCTTTGTGAAAGCTTTTTCAAGCTGAAGTCTGTCAAGCCTAAATTGTTCCTCCAAGAAGAG GGTTCTCCATTACCAATATTGCTCCAGGATGAAATGGCATCTTTGATGGACCTAGGAATTGGGAATGAGTCCATCATTCTCTTAAATGAAGAGAGTTGA
- the LOC122307176 gene encoding tubulin-folding cofactor E isoform X3, giving the protein MQESIESNPEFRVGQRVHAAGDPRRIGAVKYVGPIHGYSGTWVGVDWDDGDAKHDGSINGVRYFRARSDRSGSFVRAHNLSAGISLLQALELRYRGESTKEEEDEMYVLSASNKRVSVQLLGKDKIQHKLSQFEELTSASVSYMGVSTPGVPCHIGTIVPKLKDLDLTGNLLSEWKDVGTICGQLPALAALNISNNLMLLEICGLPQLKAIHILVMNNTGINWSQPSSSFVVRGFDSLRLLNLEDNCIAEWDEILKLSWLRSLEQLHLNKNNLNRIYYLDNDRMDELLGGNESQKESYTPFENLRSLLLGGNNIMDLASVDSLNAFPKLVDIRLSGNPVADPGQGGIPRFVLIARLSKVEILNGSEVRPRDRKDSEIRYIRLVMSKLHENPEEIKQLHPRYAELKISHGIEDERPSVGAAGPQKMASGLLSITLKCVGASIGEKPPLTKKLPATTTVGKLKILCESFFKLKSVKPKLFLQEEGSPLPILLQDEMASLMDLGIGNESIILLNEES; this is encoded by the exons ATGCAGGAGTCCATCGAGTCGAACCCCGAGTTTCGAGTGGGCCAGCGCGTCCATGCAGCCGGCGATCCCCGCAGAATTGGGGCGGTGAAGTACGTGGGGCCAATCCATGGCTACTCAGGCACGTGGGTAGGAGTGGACTGGGACGATGGGGACGCCAAGCACGACGGGTCCATCAACGGGGTCCGATACTTCCGTGCCAGGTCCGACCGGTCAGGATCTTTCGTACGGGCCCATAATCTGAGCGCAGGCATTTCGCTGCTGCAAGCTCTCGAGCTCAGATACCGAGGCGAGTCTACCAAAGAAGAGGAAG ATGAAATGTATGTTCTATCAGCTAGCAACAAGCGCGTATCGGTTCAACTTCTTGGTAAAGATAAAATTCAACATAAGCTAAGTCAATTTGAGGAGTTAACCAGTGCCTCAGTATCTTATATGGGTGTTAGTACTCCTGGAGTTCCATGTCATATCGGTACCATTGTGCCAA AGCTAAAGGATCTTGACTTGACTGGAAATTTGCTTTCAGAATGGAAg GATGTTGGCACCATCTGTGGGCAGTTACCAGCTCTTGCAGCCCTCAATATATCTAACAATTTGATGTTACTAGAGATTTGTGGCCTACCACAGCTGAAAGCCATCCACATTTTAGTTATGAACAATACTGGCATAAATTGGTCACAG CCTTCATCTTCGTTTGTAGTTCGGGGATTTGATTCTCTGCGGCTTCTGAATTTGGAAGATAATTGTATTGCTGAATGGGATGAAATCTTAAAGCTTtcttggctaagaag CTTGGAGCAGCTGCATTTGAACAAGAACAATTTGAACCGTATATACTATCTTGATAATGATAGAATGGATGAACTTCTCGGTGGTAATGAATCACAGAAAGAAAGTTATACGCCATTCGAAAATTTGCGTTCGCTTCTTCTcg GAGGTAACAATATTATGGATCTGGCCTCTGTTGACTCATTAAATGCATTCCCTAAGTTGGTG GATATCAGGCTTTCTGGAAATCCAGTGGCTGATCCTGGACAAGGTGGTATTCCGAGATTTGTCTTGATTGCACGTTTATCCAAAGTTGAAATACTAAATGGAAGTGAG GTAAGACCCCGAGATAGGAAGGATTCTGAGATTAG GTATATTCGATTAGTTATGTCAAAGCTGCATGAAAATCCTGAAGAAATCAAACAGCTGCATCCCAG GTATGCAGAGCTTAAAATTTCTCATGGAATTGAGGATGAAAGGCCATCAGTTGGAGCTGCAGGTCCACAGAAAATGGCATCTGGACTCTTGT CTATCACTTTGAAATGTGTGGGAGCATCTATTGGCGAGAAGCCTCCACTGACAAAGAAACTGCCAGCAACCACCACG GTTGGTAAGCTAAAGATTCTTTGTGAAAGCTTTTTCAAGCTGAAGTCTGTCAAGCCTAAATTGTTCCTCCAAGAAGAG GGTTCTCCATTACCAATATTGCTCCAGGATGAAATGGCATCTTTGATGGACCTAGGAATTGGGAATGAGTCCATCATTCTCTTAAATGAAGAGAGTTGA
- the LOC122307176 gene encoding tubulin-folding cofactor E isoform X2, producing MQESIESNPEFRVGQRVHAAGDPRRIGAVKYVGPIHGYSGTWVGVDWDDGDAKHDGSINGVRYFRARSDRSGSFVRAHNLSAGISLLQALELRYRGESTKEEEDEMYVLSASNKRVSVQLLGKDKIQHKLSQFEELTSASVSYMGVSTPGVPCHIGTIVPKLKDLDLTGNLLSEWKDVGTICGQLPALAALNISNNLMLLEICGLPQLKAIHILVMNNTGINWSQIEILKDSLPSIEELHLMGNNISTIQPSSSFVVRGFDSLRLLNLEDNCIAEWDEILKLSWLRRLSELHLNKNNLNRIYYLDNDRMDELLGGNESQKESYTPFENLRSLLLGGNNIMDLASVDSLNAFPKLVDIRLSGNPVADPGQGGIPRFVLIARLSKVEILNGSEVRPRDRKDSEIRYIRLVMSKLHENPEEIKQLHPRYAELKISHGIEDERPSVGAAGPQKMASGLLSITLKCVGASIGEKPPLTKKLPATTTVGKLKILCESFFKLKSVKPKLFLQEEGSPLPILLQDEMASLMDLGIGNESIILLNEES from the exons ATGCAGGAGTCCATCGAGTCGAACCCCGAGTTTCGAGTGGGCCAGCGCGTCCATGCAGCCGGCGATCCCCGCAGAATTGGGGCGGTGAAGTACGTGGGGCCAATCCATGGCTACTCAGGCACGTGGGTAGGAGTGGACTGGGACGATGGGGACGCCAAGCACGACGGGTCCATCAACGGGGTCCGATACTTCCGTGCCAGGTCCGACCGGTCAGGATCTTTCGTACGGGCCCATAATCTGAGCGCAGGCATTTCGCTGCTGCAAGCTCTCGAGCTCAGATACCGAGGCGAGTCTACCAAAGAAGAGGAAG ATGAAATGTATGTTCTATCAGCTAGCAACAAGCGCGTATCGGTTCAACTTCTTGGTAAAGATAAAATTCAACATAAGCTAAGTCAATTTGAGGAGTTAACCAGTGCCTCAGTATCTTATATGGGTGTTAGTACTCCTGGAGTTCCATGTCATATCGGTACCATTGTGCCAA AGCTAAAGGATCTTGACTTGACTGGAAATTTGCTTTCAGAATGGAAg GATGTTGGCACCATCTGTGGGCAGTTACCAGCTCTTGCAGCCCTCAATATATCTAACAATTTGATGTTACTAGAGATTTGTGGCCTACCACAGCTGAAAGCCATCCACATTTTAGTTATGAACAATACTGGCATAAATTGGTCACAG ATTGAAATACTTAAAGATTCACTCCCCTCTATCGAAGAGCTACATCTGATGGGGAATAATATAAGCACAATCCAG CCTTCATCTTCGTTTGTAGTTCGGGGATTTGATTCTCTGCGGCTTCTGAATTTGGAAGATAATTGTATTGCTGAATGGGATGAAATCTTAAAGCTTtcttggctaagaaggttgagCGAA CTGCATTTGAACAAGAACAATTTGAACCGTATATACTATCTTGATAATGATAGAATGGATGAACTTCTCGGTGGTAATGAATCACAGAAAGAAAGTTATACGCCATTCGAAAATTTGCGTTCGCTTCTTCTcg GAGGTAACAATATTATGGATCTGGCCTCTGTTGACTCATTAAATGCATTCCCTAAGTTGGTG GATATCAGGCTTTCTGGAAATCCAGTGGCTGATCCTGGACAAGGTGGTATTCCGAGATTTGTCTTGATTGCACGTTTATCCAAAGTTGAAATACTAAATGGAAGTGAG GTAAGACCCCGAGATAGGAAGGATTCTGAGATTAG GTATATTCGATTAGTTATGTCAAAGCTGCATGAAAATCCTGAAGAAATCAAACAGCTGCATCCCAG GTATGCAGAGCTTAAAATTTCTCATGGAATTGAGGATGAAAGGCCATCAGTTGGAGCTGCAGGTCCACAGAAAATGGCATCTGGACTCTTGT CTATCACTTTGAAATGTGTGGGAGCATCTATTGGCGAGAAGCCTCCACTGACAAAGAAACTGCCAGCAACCACCACG GTTGGTAAGCTAAAGATTCTTTGTGAAAGCTTTTTCAAGCTGAAGTCTGTCAAGCCTAAATTGTTCCTCCAAGAAGAG GGTTCTCCATTACCAATATTGCTCCAGGATGAAATGGCATCTTTGATGGACCTAGGAATTGGGAATGAGTCCATCATTCTCTTAAATGAAGAGAGTTGA
- the LOC122307177 gene encoding protein PSK SIMULATOR 1-like: protein MAFETWLVKVKTAISHSFDVVRPAAPNPKRIKKSNVGVIAFEIAGLMSKLLHLWQSLSEKNIVRLRNETVSELEGVYKIVCDDEAFLLGLACAELAENLRLVAKSVSRICTKCQDPSVWCFERLFDEFANSGRDPHGWVLSLKEMEARIKKMDRYVTVTCTLYREMEELSVMESGLSKSLKCKENESSISEHQQKIFWQRQEVKYLKERSIWNRSFDAVASMLARSTFTILARIKLVFGIGGSCPQSLTRSLSASAAVHPDHIPSSCLFVSGQSMKSSRLEEKKDLADGFFESNSKLLKPPETTLGAAALALHYANLIIVMEKMIKSPQLVGVDARDDLYAMLPSSIRSLLRARLKGSAGFPASDPVLAGEWREALGRILGWLSPLAYNMIKWQSERSFEQQNLVPRTNVLLLQTLYFANKEKTEAAISELLVGLNYIWRFEREMTAKALFQCSTNLNGILNVKISS, encoded by the coding sequence ATGGCTTTTGAAACTTGGCTTGTTAAGGTAAAGACGGCGATATCTCATAGTTTTGACGTGGTGCGACCCGCCGCCCCGAACCCAAAACGGATAAAGAAGTCCAACGTCGGCGTGATAGCCTTCGAGATCGCCGGCCTCATGTCCAAGCTACTCCACCTATGGCAATCCCTCTCAGAAAAGAACATAGTCCGCCTCCGCAACGAGACTGTCTCTGAACTCGAAGGAGTCTACAAGATTGTCTGTGACGACGAGGCTTTCCTCCTCGGCCTCGCGTGCGCGGAGTTGGCCGAGAATCTAAGACTTGTCGCGAAGTCAGTATCCAGAATATGCACAAAATGCCAGGACCCGAGTGTCTGGTGCTTTGAGCGCTTGTTCGATGAGTTCGCCAACTCGGGTCGCGACCCCCATGGTTGGGTTCTGAGCTTGAAAGAAATGGAAGCTAGAATCAAGAAGATGGACAGATACGTCACCGTCACGTGCACACTATATCGAGAAATGGAAGAGCTTTCTGTCATGGAAAGTGGGCTAAGTAAATCGTTGAAGTGCAAGGAAAATGAATCATCGATTTCCGAGCATCAGCAAAAGATTTTCTGGCAAAGACAAGAAGTTAAGTATCTTAAAGAAAGATCAATCTGGAATCGTAGCTTTGATGCCGTTGCTTCCATGCTCGCACGGTCTACTTTCACGATCCTGGCAAGGATTAAACTTGTTTTTGGCATAGGAGGATCATGTCCACAGTCTCTGACTCGCAGCCTCTCAGCGTCGGCCGCTGTACACCCGGATCACATTCCCAGTTCTTGTCTCTTCGTGTCAGGGCAATCCATGAAAAGCTCGAGACTTGAGGAAAAGAAAGACTTGGCTGATGGGTTTTTCGAGTCCAATTCTAAGCTCCTAAAACCCCCAGAAACTACTCTAGGCGCTGCAGCATTAGCACTGCACTATGCGAATTTGATCATAGTGATGGAGAAGATGATCAAGTCGCCACAATTGGTCGGCGTGGATGCGAGGGATGATCTTTATGCGATGCTACCAAGTAGTATAAGATCGTTGCTGAGGGCCAGGTTGAAGGGGTCCGCAGGGTTTCCAGCCAGTGATCCGGTGCTTGCTGGGGAGTGGAGAGAGGCTTTGGGAAGGATTTTGGGGTGGTTGTCACCATTAGcatataatatgataaaatgGCAAAGCGAAAGGAGCTTTGAGCAGCAAAATTTGGTGCCCAGAACGAATGTGCTGCTTCTGCAGACGCTATATTTCGCCAACAAGGAGAAGACCGAGGCTGCAATTTCTGAGCTGTTAGTGGGATTAAATTACATTTGGAGGTTCGAGAGGGAAATGACTGCCAAGGCCTTGTTTCAATGCAGTACCAACCTCAATGGGATTTTGAATGTTAAGATTTCCAGCTAA